One Castanea sativa cultivar Marrone di Chiusa Pesio chromosome 4, ASM4071231v1 DNA window includes the following coding sequences:
- the LOC142632542 gene encoding uncharacterized protein LOC142632542, whose amino-acid sequence MSSLIWNCHGLGNPCTRNELVEIVRAKDPSVMFLAATWADEARLKDVKRKIQFENLFVSPKTNRGGGLDMLRRGSIDLSVEGFDKNHIDTILNKNKENEWRFTGFYGEPDTQKRIESWDLLRSLNHKFRVPWLCAGDFNELVRSEEKLGGNRRSHNQMQLFQDAINACGFIDLGYSCSKFT is encoded by the coding sequence ATGAGTTCCTTAATATGGAACTGTCATGGGCTTGGGAACCCATGTACAAGGAACGAGCTTGTTGAAATTGTGCGGGCAAAAGATCCCTCTGTCATGTTCTTAGCCGCAACATGGGCAGATGAAGCAAGGCTAAAAGATGTGAAAAGGaaaattcaatttgaaaatttgtttgtatCACCAAAAACTAATAGAGGAGGCGGGTTAGATATGTTGCGGAGGGGGTCAATTGATCTTTCAGTGGAGGGTTTTGATAAGAACCACATCGATACCATCctcaataaaaacaaagaaaatgagtGGCGATTCACCGGTTTCTATGGTGAACCTGACACACAGAAGCGAATTGAATCTTGGGACCTACTTAGAAGTTTAAACCATAAATTCAGAGTGCCATGGTTATGTGCGGGGGATTTTAATGAGTTGGTTCGAAGTGAAGAAAAATTGGGTGGAAACAGAAGAAGTCATAACCAGATGCAACTCTTCCAGGATGCAATTAATGCATGTGGTTTTATTGATCTTGGGTATTCATGCTCTAAATTCACATAG